The Oncorhynchus mykiss isolate Arlee chromosome Y, USDA_OmykA_1.1, whole genome shotgun sequence genomic sequence aGGAAAGTGAGATGAATTGTTTGATGTCAGAGTTCTATCTTTGAGAATAAGGAATTGCTATTTGTGTTCACTTTATGCAATTCCTGACTTCTCAATCGGATGAATGGCATACATATGGAGAAAAACGGAAGGCTTTGTACCATgttttttaaagcacattttacATCACAAATGCTGCTTTCTTTCATTATTATTGCTGTTTTCTTATTATTTGATTGTTTTGTCGTGGACGATGTACAATGTTGAGCATATACATAAATATTTAATGTACTGAACCAGCTTTGTTAATACCAGTAGGCCAGTTTCCATGTGTAGTAGTCCCTGGGGAAGTTACTGTTCTGCTGTAGTAAATCATGCCAGGATGCTCATAGACCACCAAGAGGAGGCTAGAGCTAGACATCAACCTCTCAATGGacactttttattattattttttaaatcagaatATTTGTGATCGGGTTTCTCAATTTCCAACTGACTATGATCCATGTGGTTTTTAGGAGAGTTGTTTTGGAATTTGCAAGCGGTTTGTTTACTGGATGCATAAATGTTTGTATAACACCCTATCGTGGAGGAATGTAGAGTGAGAGCATTGTGACTAACCAGAAATCCTAACTTTCTCATTTTAAATGAATGCCATAGAGAAGTATTTTGTGCATTGTATATTCACAAAATCTGTTGACGGTAAATCATGGACCAATTTcctgtttcatttttttttttaaataatatcttatttttttattgaagCTGTTTTGCATGTTAAGTATTTTCTCACTATTTGTACTACCCTGTCAGCCAGTTTTGgttgttcatgttttttttaaaatataatctAAATGTGGaaataattttcacaaagttcaaTAATTGTTTATTTTGTAGATGAATACACTGTATTAATGTGTACATTTTAACAATAAATACTGTTTTTAGTGCATTCATTCTTGATTAATGCACTTCTACGTTGTTAGAAACAATGTTGGTTGCCTAGATAGTCCCATTACAACAAGGGTAGGGCCTGATAAATATTGGATACCGTCTGATTTAACATTTTAGTTAGACCACTTTATATGATGAGAGCAATGCGCCAAAATAAGCCACTGTCATGTCATAAGTCACTTGGCAAATCTTCAGCAAACGTGAGGGCAAGGTTTAGCAATATAAGACTATTCACACATCGTGGGGTCAACGAACGAGGTGTCAGTGACAGATGCATGGAAAATCACAGCATTCACTGTtacacatttttatatttttttatttaaccaggtcggctagttgagaacaagttctcatttacaactgcgacctggccaagataaaacaaagcagttcgacacatacaactccacagagttacacatgcaataaacaaacatacagtcaataatacaataggaaaaagtctatatacattgtgtgcaaatgaggtaggataagggaggtaaggcaataaataggccatagttatgaaataattacaatatagcaattaaacaccggagtgatagatatgcagaagatgagtgcaagtggggtgcaaaggagcaaaataaataacagtatggggatgaggtagttggatgggctgtttacagatgggctatgtacaggagcagtgatctatgagctgctctgacagctggtgcttaaagttagtgagggagatatgagtcttcagcttcgtgatttttgcagtttgttccagtcattggcagcagagaactggaaggaacggtggccaaaggaggaattggctttggggatgaccagtgaaatatacctgctggagcgcatgctacgggtgggtgctgctatggtgaccagtgagctgagaaaaggcggggctttacctagcaaagacttatagttgacctggagccagtggatttggtgACGAATattaagcgagggccagccaacgagagcatacaggtcacagtggtgggtagtatatggggctttggtgacaaaacagatggcactgtgatagactgcatccaatttgccgagtagagtgttggaggctattttgtaaatgacatcgccgaagtccaggattggtaggatagtcagttttacaagggtatgtttggcagcatgagtgaaggatgctttgttgcgaaataggaagccgattcaagatttaattttggattggagatgcttaatgtgagtctggaaggagagtttacagtctaaccagacacctaggtatttgtagttgtccacatattctaagtcagaaccgtccagagtagtgatgctggatgggcgggtgTGTGCAGAAATCGATTGATGAacatgcatttaagagcagttggaggtcacggaaggagagttgtatggcattaaagctcgtctggaggttagttaacacagtgtccaaagaagggccagaagtatacagagtggtgtcgtctgcgtagaggtggatcagggaatcaccagcagcatgtatacatcattgatgtatacagagaaaatagtcggcccgaggattgaaccctgtggcacccccatagagactaccagaggtctgaacaacaggccctcccatttgacacactgaactctgtctgagaagtagttggtgaaccaggcgaagcagtcatttgagaaaccaaggctgttgagtctgccgataagaatgtggtgattgacagagttgagagccttggccaggtcgatgaatacagctgcacagtattgtctcttatcgatggcagttatgatatcgttattTATAACACTTTGTTTTAGAATGAATTGTTTGGCTTGGACAAAAAAAGTGGCAGTTTTAGAAGTTTATCTCTGCATGGTTATGGCATTGAAGTGAAACAAGTTTATATCTCAAGGACTCACAGGAATGTGAGTCCTTGCATCAGGGTTATAGAGTGTGACAGTGTCTACTGTGGGGGAATGAACTCTCTGCTATCCACCTGACTCACTGAGTGTGTGCGGATGGAGAAAAATGTGTGAGAAGCCCACGTCTATGGAGAAGTCACACATGACTCGATCTACAGGTGTCTGTAGGCGAAGCAAGTTTACATTTAAATGCATGGCTTCTTTTTTATTCAGATTGTATTTTatgctacctgtctctctgtctctcgtacTCGCtcttccttttctctttctctccattccttTTCTCTTTATTGCTTttatctttctctccttttctctccatctcttactAAACCTCTCTGTTTGACTGTAATCCATCCATCCAGGTCTGTTTTTGGATCATCTTTCACGTTCTCCCTTCACTTAATTTGTAACCGGGTAAACTGATTAGACCTAATTGTCTCACCCTACATACTAAAATCCATGTTTTTCTTAGCTCAAATGCAATAATGAAGTTGAGTGATGATGAGACCATCTACATGTAGCCATTAGCTACAGCCCACTGCCGGAAAGTCTTTATTCTAGATTCTGTATATGGGGACAGAGTTTTAGGGATCCAACAAAATCGATTTAGCTAGAAAGGGATGGTTTATTGATTTGAAATTGGTAGAATTTGAAAAAAGGTGTTAGTTATCCTCAACACTCTTGCTGGTCTCAGTTCATGTCATTACTGGTGAATGTTTTCATGACTAAAAGttacacagatacacaacagATGGGGTACGTGAtgaaaaacacagtgaaggcaatGAAATAGTGGCATTAACAGAGAGACAGTAATTCGATTGGCAGAACGCTGAAATTAAATGGCTCCAGATaatcagcgagagagagagagaggtgatattttgtatataaaccCACAACCTTTAAGATTGATGGTTGAACAATACAATACCCACTGGGCAagaactggttgaatcaacatagtttccacgtcatttcaacaacaaaaaatatatgtgacaacattgaatcaacgtggaaagctgattggatttgaaaaaatgtCACCAAACTattaacctaaatccaattacatggtgaaatgttttgttgatttcacgttgaatttaGGTTGGCAAATGGAAATCAAAACCAGAAGTTGGACTGACTGTGGGTATTTATTTTCTACTTGGATTCATTTGGTAATATGTTAACTCTAGCATGCTTTCCCAACCCCTTTCATTCCTGTATGTTGGCTGGCAAGAAACGATACACCCCAATCAAAGTTCATTCTCCTGAAACGTAAACGTGTGctggatcaaatcaaatctatggGAATGTTATTCCACTGAGAGTTACAGGAGCCGAATGTGGGTCATTGGGCTCCCCTTGATAAGGAAGGTTGCTCAATAAATACAGTAGTTCTAAGATTTGAATGAAATACAGTTATCTGCCATTCTCTATGCGAAGGTGGTCTCATTGACTAGTTGGAAAATCTGCAGTTTTCACTGAGCAAACAACTTACTCATCATCAGTCAGAAGTTAATTGCGGGGGAAAGTTCAATATCTATTGCTGTCTGCTTCCTCGCACCTCATATAACTGCAGTCAGTGGGCAAGAGATACATCACTGGTAGTTTATTTTCTGCATATCCTCACAACCTGGCTGGGAGTCCTCACATTACCGACTTCAACTGACTATGGACATGGAAGAAGCTCTCAACAGCACCATCCATCCGAGCTGTTTAGAAGAACCTCCGCTGGCTATCCATGTCATAAAGCGTGAGTTACCCAGATTACCTTATCTATCAGTTTGTAGATAGTGTTTCATTATCAAGTTGTAATTGGGAAAGGGAATTTCACTACAAATTGTACAAAACAGTTTTTGGGACGCAGACTGTTTCTTTTGCATGTTTGActtcaaataaataatataaataataataataataaataatgatGTCTTGGTCTTCTATCATTCATTTGTACCTGACATGTCAAGCATCCCAAGGCCAAACAGGAGTTACAGAAGTATGATAATATAGTAGGGCTATATTAGAAGTGACTGTTAGTCCTATATAATTATTTTCTCAAATGTGTGTGATAACTACACCGTGGCCATTGGCTTGGCAGAAATGTGACTGATTGGGTCTCTGGCACACAACAAGACGTTATTAGCCCGTTGAGCTAAAGCTCAGGTGTTAGCTCTGGAAGTATTCAGGTCTCCGGTGTAATGCTGAAAATCTAATTTCCTTCATTTTGTGGctagtcaaatactttctgtggcacacgccagagtcaaatactttctttTAAAGGAACTTCATGTCAGGATAGGCAACTGAATGTTGTTGTTCACCAAACAATCTCTGATACACAGACAAGACCAATAAAACAAATTCTGAATGAATTTGTCCTCCAAATGGAAGGCTACAGTCTAATCCAGCCTGATTGGAGGGACAGCATTTCACTCTGCTCATCATTACATCTCCATGTGTAGGCCACATATATGCATGTTTGGTTTCTCCAAAGTCATTTTTCTGTTCTGAGAAATATGATGGCTCATTTGATGACAAATAACTTGCATGGCCTTTCATCCTTTTGTATTCAGTCAACATCTCTTCAAGGGTGGTTTATTGTTTCTGTAGATAGCCTCGATCTCAGTCCATATGAAACTAATCAAGGATACATTTAGACAGCTGGATTTGCACTGGGCCGAGTGAAGTATTGTTGGGATCTCATCAGCACTCAACCTCAAAAGAGGCTGAATAAAATGGTTTGGAGGCTGTTTCACAAATGCTGTTGTGTCCATGGGGATGTTGTCAGGGCATTGATCTATCCTCAAGAGAGGTTGTTGTTGCCAGGGGCTTCTACTGACCtatacaacctctctctctctctccctcctgatcctcttactctctcccttaACTAGAGCTGGATGTCTTTGGTGTGGCTCTGTACTCCATGCTGACCCTCATGTCTACGCTGTCCCTGCTGCTCTACCtggaggagtgtgtgtttatCTATAGAAAAGTCCCGTCTCCTAAGAAGACAACTATTATGTGGGTCAATGGTGCTGCACCGGTAAGAAGTCAGCTCCCTGTCTCCGCTGGCCTTCACCAGATACAATTGAATGCAATAAGTACTGCCAGTGGATCTCTGTGGTTATAGCTACACTGTCTGGACTGGATGAGTATATAGTCTCGttaattgttattttattgtgttactttttatcgtattttttactttagtttatttagtaaacattttctttactctatttcttgaactgcattgttggttaagggcatgtaagtaagcatttcacctgcaTACACCTGTATTCTgcggcatgtgacaaatacaatttgatttgatttgacgatTTGACTGAGACAGCAGTGTATCACTGTGGTTATACATAGCTAGATTGCCTACATGGAGATCACAAACATCTGTTTGGGTgttaaggtccaatgcagccgtttttatttgaatttcaaatcctttctgggtaacaattaagtaccttaccgCGATTGTTTTctattaaaatggtcaaaaataaacaaaaatagcttcttagcaaaacacatttattttgctgggactgtctgggagtggtgaGGGGAAATCTGAAAATGAGGTGTTATTGGCAGAGGGATTTGGAACTGTCATTCTTGTTGgtatattaactaatttaccgcctggtgatgtcaccaggcaggttAAAACtcaatcccaccaaaacaggctgaaatttcaggtggtcttttcaagtAGCTCTTACACGAAAAGGGCATTATCCTAATTTTCACAAaaattattccaacctcatagtgtggaaatatatataaaacacaggataatcacatttttgactgcactgggcctttaactttTAGCTAAACTGTAAATTAGAATGTCTGTCATTCTATGATCATACAGTATTTTATTCATCACTTTATATGAATGGGAACCATGTGGATGATGAATGTTATGACTAAAAGTAACGTTCTGTTTCTGTCTCAGGTCATTGCCACCATGGCTTGTTTTGGGATGTGGATACCAAGGGCTACCATGTTTACAGATATGACGTCCAATTCGTAAGTTTCCTCTCACCAACACACTACTTActacttactctctctctctctctctttcacataccCTTCTATGAACGCATAAACAATTTGACTATACTGCACTAAGTAGATGCAGTGCTCTTTCACCTGTAGTAATGGGCTGACAGGAAGCCATAGTAAGGAGTACTGACATAAACGGGAGGAGGGTTTTTATGAATGCACTCAACTATGTGACCACAGTTTAACCACTCTCTTAATCATTACACTGTGTTAGAGATCATCCCCAGAGAGTTGGGCGCCTAGGAAGAAAACATGAAGGTAATTACATGTTTAGCTAGTTGAAAAGCAAAGCCTGTGCATCAAGTACAGAAAATGCAGGCTAGACATCCGGCAAAACAATACTCCTATGCATCTGGTTGGCataagggctcgattcaatccctATCGCAGAAGATCCGTACTATAGCACGATTTAAATTGAGTGGTATAGCACAATTGTAATTTAGCGTTTACCGTAAACGCAGTCTCCGCAaatgcgggaacattgcctttaaatgtaaATCATGCTATGCAGCAGATCAGAGATCATTCCACATCCCCAGAGAGCTGGAAGGGAAAAATTCAGGAAATGATACAAACAAGCACAAACAAACGTTTTTGGGACACAAACAAAAGTTGAGTGGGCAGACTAACTGGTTTTGAAGGCTGGTGACACACACTTGTTATACAAGTAAaacctctccttttctctatagGTACTTTGCAGTGGTGGTGTATAAGATCTTGGTTCTGATGATAGAGGAGAGTGGGGGTAGTGAGGCCTTTCTGAAGAGCAATGCCCAGAAAACCTTCAATATCAGTGTAGgaccctgctgctgctgctgtccctGCTTGCCACGCGTTCCAGTCACACGGTAACCGGAACAACCCACTGggaaaaaactggttgaatcaacttgtttccatgtcatttcatcccaaaaatataaatgtgatgacatggaaaactgattgaaTTTGCAAAAAATCATCAATGTAagagtattttgtattttttttcacccaacttttagcTTAAATCTAATGACATTGTGACCTTTTTAGTCGATTTCACATTGAATTAATCTTAGTTGACAAGTaatccaaatgtaaatcaaaactagatgacATCTGTGACCAGTGGGATGATGATTCATACTCAGGTCACACTTGGGCCAGAAGATTCTTTGTGTTGGTAATTTTGAACACAAGTGGTTAGAACATGTTAATAACGCTGGTCTGTTTTCATTCAGGTGCATGTTATTCTTGCTGAAGCTGGGGGCTCTTCAGTATGCTATCTTAAAGACAGTCCTCTCAATTGTGTCCGTAATATTGTGGACCAACGGCAACTTTGATCTTTCTGATGTAAGTAACTGTCCTCCTTTCTGTGAAAATCTTCTGAGCCACAACAAACATCCCCTTTACATCTTAAGCTTCAAACTGAGCTTGGTGTCATTCCATTGATTCCACTATTCAATGCCTACCCTCTTTAACCTTTCTCCATGTCTCGATGTTTAGCTGGAGATCACAGGCACGGCTATTTGGATCAACCCATTTATAGGTGTTCTCACCATCATCTCCCTCTGGCCTGTCGCCATCATGTTCATGAACATATGCAACACACTGCGCAGCATCAAGATCATACCTAAATATGCCATGTACCAGGTGAGTCTGTCCATGTCCTACTGCACAAACCAGATAGTCCAGGAACTTCCTGCTCAATGCCGTTGGTGAAATTACATCAGCTTCTGTCCTTTCCTTAGTCCTAGACTTGAGTTTTTAGGAATGTTGTGTAGTGTCTGATTCAGTATGGCCGTATCCATTTCTGCATCCCAATATTCTATGCATCTCCATGATGTCGCTGGTTATGTGTCCATAGTTGGTGCTGGTGCTCAGTCAGCTGCAGACGGCCATCATTAACATCCTGGCCTTGGATGGAACCATCGCCTGCTCCCCGCCATTCTCCTCTAGTGCCCGTGGTACCAGTAAGTGACAGAATAGCTCCAAACCAGCCAAACGAGAGCCATTACTTGATCAATATGAAGTCCATGTCCaccaaccctgtctgtctgtctctgtctgtctgtctggtttgtctttctgtctggtttgtctttctgtctggtctgtctgtgtgtgtgtatatgtgtctgtCTGCAGTGTTGAGTCAGCAGCTAATGATCTTGGAAATGTTCATCATTACCCTGGTGACCCGGTCGTTGTACCGCCGTACCTATGACTCTCTTCCCACCGACCCCCACGAGACCGACAACGACCAGAACAGCAAGATCAGCCTGCAGGCCCCAGAGGGGGAGCACACTGTCTGAGAGATTGGggtggagtgagagggagaggggtgtgtgtgtgtgtgtgtgtgtgtgtgtgtgtgtgtgtgtgtgtgtgtgagtgtgcgtgtgtgcgttaaagaaagagagagggattctCTACCAAACATTTACACTATTGTTTTACTTGTATATTAATTTTGTTTTGATGGTGTGATACTGTATATTCTGCTGTTCAAGTTGTTGGTTAGTCTTGTATGCGATGAAACTTACTGTATATTAAAAGTTGACCTGCATTATGCTGAATATAATATTAGAACATATACCTCAAACAACATGTCTGTCCCATCC encodes the following:
- the LOC110510058 gene encoding organic solute transporter subunit alpha, producing MDMEEALNSTIHPSCLEEPPLAIHVIKQLDVFGVALYSMLTLMSTLSLLLYLEECVFIYRKVPSPKKTTIMWVNGAAPVIATMACFGMWIPRATMFTDMTSNSYFAVVVYKILVLMIEESGGSEAFLKSNAQKTFNISVGPCCCCCPCLPRVPVTRCMLFLLKLGALQYAILKTVLSIVSVILWTNGNFDLSDLEITGTAIWINPFIGVLTIISLWPVAIMFMNICNTLRSIKIIPKYAMYQLVLVLSQLQTAIINILALDGTIACSPPFSSSARGTMLSQQLMILEMFIITLVTRSLYRRTYDSLPTDPHETDNDQNSKISLQAPEGEHTV